TTTCCCTAAATTCTTAGGACTCGCCAAGCTCCGGAGGCCCTGGTGAACTCGATGCAGCCCCCAGAAGAGTTAGAGACACAAACTACTCCACCGATTTCTTCCGATCACTCATCTCCTCGTCCTGTGTGGACTAAAATTCCCCGCATTGTCCAGATGAGCATCATAGTCTGTATGCTGGCCGTGGTTAGCTGGCTTGGCTATGTAACCAGTGGACAATTCATGGGGGCTATTGATCAACAAGCGCGTGCCATTGCTAAAAAAACCGTTGAACAGACCGCAGCGGCGTTTTTAGTTGCCAAATCAGTGAACGGGGCGGTCTCTGTGGCATCCACCTTCACGGTTGGCGCAGGTGCTCTTGTTAATGGTTCCATTGAGCCAGGCAAGATTTTGGATCCCTTTGATCGCCTGATTGATAAATTTTCTGATTACCTGCTCATCGCGGCAACCGCCGCCGCCCTCACTGAACTCATCTTGATCATTGATAGCAGCATTGGCTTTAGCATTATCATCCCACTTTGTTTCGTGTTGGGATTTATTGTCTACGTACTGCGTAATAATCGCAGTGGCTGGAAATTTCATATTGGCGGTTTATGCCAAACAACTCTGGCTCTCATTATATTATTCCGATTCTGGCTGCCCTTGATCATGATCGCTTCTCACCAGGGATATGAACTTTTCCTGGCCCCACCCTATAACGAAGCACAGGTGCGGTTGACTGATATCCAGAATAAAACCAAATCGATGTATACCAGCATCACGCAATCCAAGGATCATAGCGATCAATGGATAATTCTGCGCTGGTTTGATACCGCTTCCGATAAAGTGGACGGAGTGCGTGCTGCCGCTGCGGTTCTCAAAGATAATTTCGATCACTTTTTTGACGCGATTTTTACCATGACTGCGGTAATGGCCCTGGAAATTCTCATTTTGCCGATGGCGTTGGGTTGGCTGATGTGGCGCTTGACTCAGCGGATTACCGGCGCTCTGTGGCATCAGGGGCTACCAGCGTAAGCTAGGATGCGATAATGGATGTTCGAGCATGTCCGACACTACTATTTTTCCTTGGCAATCCGATATTTGGACAAGGCTCGTAGCCCATCATCGTGCTGAACGTTTACCCCATGCGCTGCTCTTGGTCGGACCGCGAGGGGTGGGAAAAACCATCTTTGCCCGCTGCCTCGCTGGGGCGTTGTTGTGCGAACGACCTGCCGACAACGGGATTGCCTGCAACAGTTGTCCAGCCTGTCGACGCTTGTTGGCTGGTTCCCACCCTGATTTTTTGTGGGTGCGGCCAGAGGCAAAAATTCACGCGGAAAACTCGACCAGCCGAGAAGAAACCGTCACAGAGCAGGGCGGCGCGAATGAAGCTATTCCGGCCCGCGCCAAGGCTAAAAAGGGTAGCCGCTACATACTGATCGACCAGATCCGCGCTCTGGGAGAGTGGATCGTCCTAAAATCCCACTACCGGGGACTCAAGGTAGCCCTCCTTGTCCCCGCCGAACAGATGAACATCAATGCCGCCAATAGCCTCCTGAAGACCCTTGAGGCACCTCCTGGAGAGGCATTGTTGATGCTGGCCACCGCCCACCCGGCACAACTTCCCGCCACCATTCGCAGTCGATGCCAAACCGTAATTTTTCCAGCGGTAACCGCTGATTTTGCGTTACCCTGGCTTGTTGCGCGAGGTGTCGGAAATGAGGATGCCGCTGCGCTGTTACTGGCGCTGGCGGAAGGTGGTCCGTTAACTGCCCTGGAGCTGAAGCGGGATGGAATACTGGAATATCGTTTGACCCTGTTCGCAGAATTGGAAGGAGTCATCACGGGACGACTTGCACCAGTAACGGTTGCGCAATCGTGGACTAACCGCGAAATAGAGCAAATCATCGGTTTTCAGTGGACATGGGCCGCAGATATGATCCGCCTCTCTCTCGCCCCAGGTACCAATCTGGCTAATCCCGATTTGGCTCCACGCCTATTGGCCGTGGCGCGATTGTTTGACGTGCGTCGTTTGTACGCACGATTGGATCATTTGAGCGAAGCGTTACGGCTGGTTCGCGGACCAACCAACCCTAATATCCAGCTATTATTGGAAGATCTTATTATCCCCTGGCGTGCTTGAACCTAGTGGATTAATCCATTCTTAAAATCTTTTCAGAGATATCCAATGGTCGATATTCCCCAACAGAATACCCGTCAGAATTTTTTATCGCTAACCATTAAGGATAAAAACGCCCTTTACATGTCATATATGTCTTTTCTCAAGAACGGTGGGTTATTTATTCCCACCAAAAAGAATTATCAACTCGGCGATGAAATTTTCATGCGGATAGACCTGATAGATGAAACCGAACGCCTCGCCGTGGCGGGTAAGGTCGTGTGGATTACTCCACAAGCCGCTCAAGCCAATCGAACCGCCGGGGTTGGCGTTCAATTCACCGA
The genomic region above belongs to Gammaproteobacteria bacterium and contains:
- a CDS encoding membrane hypothetical protein (Evidence 5 : Unknown function), producing the protein MNSMQPPEELETQTTPPISSDHSSPRPVWTKIPRIVQMSIIVCMLAVVSWLGYVTSGQFMGAIDQQARAIAKKTVEQTAAAFLVAKSVNGAVSVASTFTVGAGALVNGSIEPGKILDPFDRLIDKFSDYLLIAATAAALTELILIIDSSIGFSIIIPLCFVLGFIVYVLRNNRSGWKFHIGGLCQTTLALIILFRFWLPLIMIASHQGYELFLAPPYNEAQVRLTDIQNKTKSMYTSITQSKDHSDQWIILRWFDTASDKVDGVRAAAAVLKDNFDHFFDAIFTMTAVMALEILILPMALGWLMWRLTQRITGALWHQGLPA
- a CDS encoding DNA polymerase III subunit delta' is translated as MSDTTIFPWQSDIWTRLVAHHRAERLPHALLLVGPRGVGKTIFARCLAGALLCERPADNGIACNSCPACRRLLAGSHPDFLWVRPEAKIHAENSTSREETVTEQGGANEAIPARAKAKKGSRYILIDQIRALGEWIVLKSHYRGLKVALLVPAEQMNINAANSLLKTLEAPPGEALLMLATAHPAQLPATIRSRCQTVIFPAVTADFALPWLVARGVGNEDAAALLLALAEGGPLTALELKRDGILEYRLTLFAELEGVITGRLAPVTVAQSWTNREIEQIIGFQWTWAADMIRLSLAPGTNLANPDLAPRLLAVARLFDVRRLYARLDHLSEALRLVRGPTNPNIQLLLEDLIIPWRA
- a CDS encoding type IV pilus assembly protein PilZ, which encodes MVDIPQQNTRQNFLSLTIKDKNALYMSYMSFLKNGGLFIPTKKNYQLGDEIFMRIDLIDETERLAVAGKVVWITPQAAQANRTAGVGVQFTDQNIRTKIETYLAGVKADRPTHTL